The following proteins are co-located in the Apium graveolens cultivar Ventura chromosome 5, ASM990537v1, whole genome shotgun sequence genome:
- the LOC141723850 gene encoding S-adenosylmethionine decarboxylase proenzyme-like has product MASPPSAIGFEGYEKRLEIVFSDPGIFADPIGKGLRSLSRMQLDEILGPAECTIVGSLSNELVDSYVLSESSLFVYPYKIIIKTCGTTKLLLSIPPILELANAISLSVRSVKYTRGSFIFPGAQTSPHRSFSEEVAVLDNYFCKLGLASNAYLMGRAEKKWHIYTASAEPAKYSDALYTLEMCMTGLDRKRASVFYSTQSSSAVGMTEESGIRRILPDSEICDFQFDPCGYSMNAIESGAISTIHVTPEDGFSYASFEAMGYDFKVLKLNCLLERVLTCFDPNEFSVALRMDSEEQGIGITITPDVQGYSCEEKSYQVLGKNESIIYLSFMKAAGCASPRSTLQCCWSEIDKEEVVNSSDSAAAVTLV; this is encoded by the coding sequence ATGGCCTCCCCACCTTCTGCAATTGGGTTTGAAGGCTATGAAAAGCGGCTTGAAATAGTTTTTTCTGACCCTGGCATCTTTGCCGACCCTATAGGAAAGGGTCTACGTTCTTTATCCAGAATGCAACTGGATGAAATCCTAGGACCAGCTGAGTGTACTATTGTGGGCTCATTGTCGAATGAGCTTGTTGATTCTTATGTCCTCTCAGAATCCAGTCTCTTTGTGTACCCTTACAAGATTATCATCAAAACTTGCGGGACTACAAAGTTGCTTCTTTCTATTCCTCCTATACTCGAGTTGGCAAATGCAATCTCTCTCTCCGTGAGGTCTGTGAAGTACACTCGTGGTAGCTTTATATTTCCTGGAGCACAGACTTCTCCACATCGTAGTTTCTCTGAAGAGGTTGCTGTTCTTGACAACTACTTTTGCAAGCTTGGTTTAGCTAGCAACGCATACCTAATGGGTAGAGCCGAAAAGAAATGGCATATTTACACGGCTTCCGCTGAACCAGCGAAGTACTCTGATGCACTTTACACTCTTGAGATGTGCATGACTGGTTTGGACAGAAAAAGAGCATCAGTATTTTACAGTACTCAGTCAAGCTCTGCAGTTGGAATGACTGAAGAATCTGGTATTAGGAGAATTCTTCCAGATTCTGAGATATGTGATTTTCAGTTTGATCCTTGTGGTTACTCTATGAATGCTATCGAAAGTGGTGCAATTTCTACCATTCATGTTACACCTGAAGACGGCTTTAGCTATGCTAGCTTTGAAGCCATGGGCTATGACTTCAAAGTTCTGAAACTGAACTGCCTGCTTGAGAGGGTGCTGACTTGCTTTGATCCGAACGAGTTTTCTGTTGCTTTGCGTATGGACAGCGAGGAACAGGGCATTGGTATTACTATTACTCCAGATGTTCAGGGATATAGCTGTGAAGAGAAATCATATCAAGTGCTTGGTAAAAATGAATCAATTATATATCTTAGCTTTATGAAGGCTGCTGGATGTGCATCTCCGAGGTCAACTTTACAATGCTGCTGGAGTGAGATCGATAAGGAGGAAGTTGTAAATAGTTCTGATTCAGCTGCTGCAGTTACTCTGGTTTAA
- the LOC141723851 gene encoding uncharacterized protein LOC141723851, protein MGKNKELLSKKLKKPKSKTPDFKKKNKNCSPIEKGSEVKKDDNSVKSLRKIRKKGGDKQASHIDEENRTDEATRRKKKRKLASNKEVHKAEFITDKMKESSDGDIEAEEKQRRKLRKLKRKGKKTKKPEIEKVNDSDHEVEGSNLQNGKSKKVRKAKKPRLLSQNEDVLEDNEGKQDEVYEISSGDEDSSQGMKKWILKYHQSRPGVEILQDRIDDFIVSHEAKLEQERKEREALAAEGGWTVVVHQKGRKKTTESESGTAVGAAHAAVTDRIAKKKNKEVGLDFYRFQKREAHRSEIMMLQSKFEQDKKRIQQMRAARKFKPY, encoded by the exons ATGGGAAAAAATAAGGAGCTGCTAAGCAAGAAATTGAAAAAACCCAAATCAAAAACTCCAGATTtcaagaagaagaacaagaattGCAGCCCCATTG AGAAGGGCAGTGAAGTCAAGAAAGATGATAATAGTGTTAAATCTTTAAGAAAGATTAGGAAGAAGGGTGGGGATAAGCAAGCCAGTCACATTGATGAAG AAAATAGAACTGATGAAGCAACCCGTAGGAAGAAAAAGAGGAAATTGGCCAGCAATAAGGAGGTTCACAAAGCTGAGTTTATCACCGATAAAATGAAAGAGAGCTCTGATGGAGATATTGAAGCGGaagaaaagcaaaggagaaaattAAGGAAGTTAAAGAGAAAAGGCAAGAAGACAAAGAAACCTGAGATTGAAAAAGTTAATGACTCTGATCACGAAGTTGAAGGCTCAAACTTACAAAATG GCAAGTCAAAAAAAGTCCGTAAAGCAAAAAAGCCCCGCTTGTTATCACAAAATGAGGATGTGCTAGAAGATAATGAAGGCAAGCAAGATGAGGTttatgagatatcttcaggagatGAGGATTCCTCACAGGGAATGAAAA AATGGATTCTGAAATATCATCAGAGTAGACCAGGTGTGGAGATACTACAAGACAGGATTGATGACTTCATTGTTTCCCACGAGGCAAAGCTAGAACAG gaaagaaaagaaagagaagcTCTTGCAGCAGAAGGTGGATGGACTGTTGTTGTGCATCAAAAAGGTAGGAAAAAGACCACAGAATCTGAGAGTGGGACTGCTGTTGGTGCTGCACATGCTGCAGTAACAGATAGGAttgctaaaaagaaaaataaagaagtcGGGCTGGATTTCTACAGGTTCCAGAAAAGGGAGGCTCATAGAAGTG AAATTATGATGCTGCAGAGCAAATTCGAGCAGGATAAAAAACGGATTCAGCAAATGAGAGCAGCACGGAAGTTTAAACCATACTGA